One window of the Macaca thibetana thibetana isolate TM-01 chromosome 13, ASM2454274v1, whole genome shotgun sequence genome contains the following:
- the GKN1 gene encoding gastrokine-1: protein MLACSSVHCFREDKMKFTIVFAGLLGVFLAPALADYNINVSNDNNNAGSGQQSVSVNNEHNVANVDNNNGWNSWNSIWDYRTGFAATRLFQKKICIVHKMNKEVLPSIQSLDALVKEKKLQGKGPGGPPPKGLMYSVNPNKVDDLSKLGENIAKMCRGIPTYMAEEMQGASLLFYSEKCFTTNILWIVNISFCGEKVAS, encoded by the exons ATGCTTGCCTGCTCCTCTGTCCACTGCTTTCGTGAAGACAAGATGAAGTTCACA ATTGTCTTTGCTGGACTTCTTGGAGTCTTTCTAGCTCCTGCCCTTGCTGACTAT AATATCAACGTCAGCAATGACAACAACAATGCTGGAAGTGGGCAGCAGTCAGTGAGTGTCAACAATGAACACAACGTGGCTAATGTTGACAATAACAATGGATGGAACTCCTGGAATTCCATCTGGGATTATAGAACT GGCTTTGCTGCAACCAGActctttcaaaagaagatatgcattGTGCACAAAATGAACAAGGAGGTCTTGCCCTCCATTCAATCCCTTGATGCACTGGTCAAGGAAAAGAAG CTTCAGGGTAAGGGACCAGGAGGACCACCTCCCAAGGGCCTGATGTACTCAGTCAACCCGAACAAAGTCGATGACCTGAGCAAGTTAGGAGAAAACATTGCAAAGATGTGTCGTGGGATTCCAACATACATGGCTGAGGAGATGCAAG gGGCAAGCCTGCTTTTTTACTCAGAAAAGTGCTTCACAACCAATATACTATGGATTGTGAACATTTCCTTCTGTGGAGAAAAGGTGGCGTCCTAA